From the genome of Pseudomonadota bacterium:
CGCTGAAATCGCCCCTGGCCGTGTTAAACCTTTTTATCGGACGGCCAAGTACATGATTATTGCTCAACGTTCCGAGTTATTATATGTTACTGAATTTCTGTGGTTTTAAGAGGGTGTTGTCATTTATTTATTTATTTCTTGTAGAAGCCAGGAGCCAGAATTCAGGAGTCAGAATAACTGATTTTTTTTCATTTTTTCTGAATGCTGACTCCTGAATTCTGACTGAAAAAATTGGATTGTCTTGTAATTATAATATGATAAAGCAAGTCAGAAAGTTGAGTTATGGATAACAAGGGTTTTACACTTCTTGAGCTCCTGGTTGCATTTGCTGTTTTTGCTGTGCTTGCGACGATTGCCTACGGTGGGCTCAATTCAATTATTGATACCAGGGTGGCGGTCGCCGGTGAATCAGCGCGACTCGCCCAATTGCAGCGAGCTTTCAGTATTATGGAAAGGGATGTTGAACAGGCGGTATCTCGTTCGATCCGTGATGAATTGGGAGAGTTTCAGCCCGCCATGCTTTTACGCGGCGACTCGGTTGAGCCGGTTCTGGAATTCACCCGCAACGGCTGGCGAAATCCAACCGGCAGTGCACGGAGTAATCTGCAGAGAGTCGCCTATGGTATCCGGGAAAATAATTTAATCCGCTATCACTGGCCGGTACTTGACCGGGTTCAGGATACTGCTGCGATTGAAAGGGTTGTCCTGGAGGGAGTTGATGCCTTTCAAGTCAGTTTCTTCCGTGCCGACAGCTGGCATGAGGTCTGGCCTCCGGCTGTAAGCGCTTCAATTTCAATCGTCCAGCAAAGAGCCATGTTGCCGGGGGCGGTGGCAATAGCAGTGGATGTTGGGGGTTGGGGAGAGCTTAAAAGGATTTTTCTCATAGCCTCGGGTGATGGAAGTTCCGTTGGCTCCGGCAGTGCCGGAAATCCAGAGAGTGGCGGCTGAAATGGTTTCTTTGAGTGGATCATTGGCAAATAAGCGCGGTGTTGCGCTGATCACCGTGCTGTTAATCACCGCGCTGGTTTCAATGATGGTGGTGTCAATGGTTTCAAGTCAGCAGATCGATATCCGCAGAAACGGTAATATTGTTGACGGTGATCAGTGCCTTGTCCTGGCTGAAGGGGTTGTCGACTGGGCCGTACAGGTTTTGATCCGTGATAAAAAAAATGGCGGGAATGACAGCCTCGGTGAGGAGTGGGCAATAGGGCTTATCCCCACCGAAGTTGAAGGTGGGGCGGTATCGGGATTTCTTGAAGACATGCATGGCCGGTTTAATCTGAATAATCTGGTTTCAACAAAACCGGACCTGCAAGGCCAGAGCCGTAAACAGTTTGAGCGGATGCTCGACATGTGCGGCCTGGATACAAATCTGCTTAACGCGCTTATCGACTGGCTGGATGCGGATTCGGATCTTACCTCCGGCGGCGGGGCCGAGGATGAAACCTATGCCTGGCTTGAGACACCATACCGGACGGCAAACAGCATAATGACCAGCCCCAGTGAACTGCAACTGGTTGCGGGTTTCGATTATAAGGCATACAATTGTCTTGCGCCGCATATTACAACGCTGCCTCTTTTTCCGACAGAACCCCTTGTAAACGTGAATACTGCCTCAGCCTTTGTTCTGGCGGCGCTTTCTGCTGATTTTTCATTGAATGAGGCAAAAAACTTTGTTGAAGAACGGCCTGCCGGGGGGTATGCATCAGTAAACGATTTTTTACAGGATCAAAACCTTGCGGGAAGCGGAATTGCCGGCACGTTTCTCACGGTTTCCAGCGATTATTTTCTGGCCAACGCCAAGGCCGAGGTTGGAAACGGCAGGGTGTCCATGTATAGTCTGCTTTACCGGCAGGGCAATAAAGTGGATAAAATAAACAAGAGTATCGGGGCATATTAAAACTTGGACTTTCTGAGCAGATTTAAGTAACTGAATACAAATAAATTAATCAGTGATTTCGATCAAGTTATTCAATTTGAATTTAGAATACAGCCGTCAGCAACCAGAAGAAATGCTGTACAATAAGTTATTCTGAATCCTGGCTTCCGGAGTCACGTAAACTTGCTTACCTGAATGCTTAGGACAGTGAATCAATAGCACTGTTTTTTTAAGATAACTACATAATTTCAACCAATTAGAATAAGTCAGATAGTTCAGTTAATAAAGGGTTTACTATCACATGGACACCGTGGTTATCAGAATAGGGACAGGAACATCTGAAGAAGTCACCTGGGCGGAGAGTTTCCCGGACGGCTCCTGGAAGACTCAATCTGGGCCGTTAAGGGCTGCAGTCTCAAAATCCGGCAGACAACGGCTGGTTGCCCTGGTCCCCGGGCAGGAGGTTTTTCTAGCCGATGTCACGCTTCCCGTACGGGGCAGGAAATATATGCTGCAGGCGATTCCCTTTGCCCTTGAGGACCGCCTTGCAGAGGATGTGGAGGAACTCCATTTTGCTCATGGCAGAAAGCGAAGTGACGGCAGTATGGCCGTGGCAGTTGTTTCTGCCCAAAGGATGGCTGAGTGGCGGCGTATTTTTGCGGAAGGAGGCATTGAACCGGATGTTCTGCTGCCTGAAAGCCTTGCGCTTCCATATGACGATGGAATTATCACCGTATGTGTTGACCTGGATATCGTCCATGTGAGGACCGGCATTGATAAAGGTTTTGCGGTTGACAGGGAAAACCTTGAAGCATTACTCCTCTCCGAATTTGAAAAATCCGGAGAGCGGCGGATTTTTCTGTATGGGATGGCTGTGGAGGAATTTAAGGATGATTCATTACGAAAAAATGCCGAAGACCGACAGGGCGGTGTTCAATCAGTCATGGAGGTCTTTATCAAGGATATTCATTCCTATGGTGAGCTAAACCTGTTGCAAGGGATTTTTGCCAGACATGCGGAGTGGAAGAAAATTATCAAGTTATGGTGGGTTCCTGCGGTGGTTTTAGGCGTTGTCGTGGCCCTTCATGGGACAATCAGAATACAGGAATATATGAGTTTGAGTGCGGAAAAGGAGAAGATTGGTTCACAGATTGAAGCGCTTTACCGGAAAACATTTCCCGACGCCAAAAAAATTGTAAACCCCCGGGCCCAGATGGAAAGCAGGCTCAATAAGCTCAAAGGGGCTGATGCCGGCGAAAGCAATCTTTTATATCTTCTTGATGCCGTAGGCCCGCTATTCCTTGAGGCGCCGGGATATGAACTTCAGAATCTTCGCTACAAGGATTTGCAGCTGGATCTGGATATGCAAGTGAAAGACCTCAAGGCCCTGGACAGATTAAAAACAGGCTTGACCAATGAAGCGGGCCTGGATGTAGAAATCAGGACCGCCTCTGCCAAGGGTGATCACGTGGCAACCCGTCTACAGGTGAGGGCAAGATAAATGACATATTTAGCAAGATTTAATAGTCGTGAGCGTATGGCCCTCATTCTTGGTGGAATAATTATCCTGATTGCGGCGCTGTATGTTTTTGTCCTTGAGCCGTTTAATAACAGCTTACAGGGTATGCGTAACGAAGTTCCGTTAAAAAGGCAGGAATTAGTCTGGATGCAGGATGCGGTGCGACAGGTGAATTTGGTTAAGGGGCCGGGTAAACTCGAAGAGGCAGCCGGTAAAGGCTCCTTGCTGGCAATAATTGATCAGACTGCGGCGCAACGAAAACTTGCCGGGAATATGAAGCGTATCGAGCCGGACGACCAGGACCGGGCCAAGGTCTGGCTTGAGGACGCGGTGTTTACGGATATTGTTTTGTGGCTGCGGCTCCTTGAGGCGAAGGGAATTGTCGCTGTCGCATATACCTCTGAGAGTCGCAATGCAGCAGGAATTGTCAATGCAAAAATAACCCTGAAAGGATCCTCGTGAAAAAGAGACTCAAATACATAGTGTTTTTCTTTTTTGCATATGTTTTTTTTCTGGTGTTTTTTATGCCGGCGGATTTTGCCTACGGCCTGTTGCAGAAGAAAATACCGCAAATTGCCAGGATAAAGGTTTATGGTGTCGATGGCCCGTGGCATAATGGAAAGGCCCGGGGAGTCGCGGTTGATACTGTGGAGGCGACAAACGTCAGTTGGCGGCTTCAACCTGTTTCATTGATTACCGGTAGAGCTGTGGTTGATCTGCATTTTCAATTGGTTGACAGCGATTTTGATTGCAGGATCAGAGCCCGGCGCGGAAAACTTGACCTGGATGATCTACAGGCGCAATTTCCGGCCACACTGCTCACAAAAGTTCTTCCTGATATGTATGCGGTTCCTTTGGGCGGCCTGATTCGTGTTGCCGTAAACAAAGTAAAAATCCGAGATGGCCTGGTAGCCCTGGCCGAGGGTAGAATTGTCTGGACAGGGGCGGAAACAACCAGCGAACCGCAGGTGCGGTTTGGAGACCTGACTGTGGATATTGCAACTTCCGAACAGGGAGTCACCGCTATTTTAACCGATTCGGGCGGGCCACTGGCCGCAGAAGGTGCATTAATCGTGTCGCCTGATGGGAAATATTCTTTTACCGGTAATTTTTCGGTACGCGATAAAGAGCAAACCGCACTCGTTGATGCTTTATCGTTGCTGGGCAGACCGGCAGCCGATGGCAGTATGGGGGTGAATTTTTCAGGTGAGGTTGGCCGGGTATTGTTTTGATATCGCTGGTTGGAGCGGTCTACGCGTCCGACGAGTGCTTTATGCGAGTCCGACAATGAGTGATGACATCCTGAAAAGGTATAAACCGAATTATCGCCACTAATAATATTAATCAGTTACAGATAAAATACGCGTCCGACGAGTGCTTTATGCGAGTCCGACAATGATTACGAGGCGCATAAATGATAATTTTGAGGAATGGTTGGATGAATCAAATACAAAATAAAAGAGCTTCCATTATGGTACAAAACAATGAAAAAGGCTTTACGCTGATTGAGATTATGGTGGTCGTGGTGATTTTGAGTATTTTAGCCGCGATAATCGTCCCGAGGATTATGGACCGGCCTGACCAGGCAAGAATCGTCAAAGCCAAACAGGACATCCGGGTGCTTGAAAATTCCTTGAAGCTTTACAAATTGGATAATTATTTTTACCCGACCACCGATCAGGGCCTTGAGGCTCTGGTGCAACGTCCGGAGGATCAACCTGAACCCAAAAAGTGGAAGGATGGCGGGTATATTGACCGGCTCCCGAAAGATCCATGGGGCAATCCTTACCAGTATCTGAATCCGGGTGTTTTTGGTCCACTGGATATATTTTCTCTGGGTGCGGACGGGCAACTGGGCGGTGATGGCCTTGATGCGGAAATCGGCAACTGGAATCTTGAGTAATCAGCTTGGAGTCTTTTTATTTGTTGCTCACCAACAGTCTTAGTTTTGTTCTATTGATTAGTTATTTTATGCAATTATCCGCGATTGTGCCCTTGAATTTTCTGTAAATCAGCCTTTCAGCCAACATCTACCTATGAACTTCCGCGACAGTTCTCAAAAAGATTTACCCTTTGACCGCAACGGTTTTACCCTCCTCGAAATAATGGTGGTTCTGCTGATAATCGGCATTGTCATTGGTGTGGCGGCCTTTTCCATTGATACACGAAAAGACGAGATTGAAATTGAAGCGAGACGTTTTGTGTCGTTAATTGATCTTGCAATGGAAGAAGCCGTGCTCAAAGGAGAAGAATATGCCGTGCGGTTTACCCATGAGGGATATGTATTTCTCCGGCATGAGGAAGGACGTTGGCTTGACCTTGAGAAAGAAGGCGTTTTTCGCTCAAGGCGGCTTCCTGAAGGAGTTAGATTTGAGATTTCTCTGGAAGGGGAATCGGCGGCAATCAAAGATGACCGGGAAGAGGGTTCTTCAGATGATGAAAAGATTCAGCCGGAAATCCTTCTTTTATCAAGCGGCGAATATACGCAATTTGAAGTCCGTTTCATTGATCGATATGATAGTAATATCAGTTTCAATGTGATCGGTGATCCGCTGAAAGGGTTTCATGTCATGGACGAGAGCAGAAAGGATCGTCTGAGATAAGTTTATCTTGGCACGGCGTATATAATTGGCCCTAACCCTCGGCATCAACATTTAAACATCTTCTCTTAGAATCAATGACGTTGGCGGCATCTTACTCTTACCAGGGTGGTGTCTATGGAAAATGATCCGGTCTTTACAGCAGTTTTCTCCAACCCGTTTTTTATGTTAACGCGACGAACCTTCCTGCGCCTGCTGTCCAGTGGCATGGTCCTGGTGGCATTGCCTCCGCTGACCGGCTGCAGCGGCGGTGGCGATGGCAGCTCAGCGGACGACAACACCACGCAACCGATCGGCACAGGTGCCGAAACCGGCCAGGGGATCGAGGGAACCCCGGTGTCGGACACGGAGCGACTCGCCACACTGGATGCAATTGAAACGGAATTCAAGCGTCAACTTGGCACCGGAACAACCTTTGATCCCGCTGCGATGGTCGCCTTTCTTAAACAACAACCTTTCTTTCATGAAGTGGGCTATACCACCGCATCCGCCTGCGCCTGGGCGTTATTCACCGACGATCGGAAACTGCTCATCATCAACAATGTCGATCTCGATTTACCGGCGGCTCAAGCCGCCGCAATAACGGCTGCAGCCGGTACAACCGGCGCCGCTCCCCAAAAAACCACTCAAGCCGCAACATGCGCCATTTTCGCATCCCAGGACGACCCGCTTGTGACTCAGGATCAGTTCCGCCTGAGCGCAATCGGGGCGGTCGTTAGTATCGGAGGAAATGCATGAAACGCTGCGCCTGGGTAACCGACGACCCTCTGTATATCGAATACCACGACAAGGAATGGGGCGTTCCCCTTCACGACGACCGGAAACTTTTTGAGATGCTCATTCTTGAAGGGGCCCAAGCGGGATTAAGCTGGTTGACTGTTCTTAAAAGGCGTACTACATACAGAGTCGCGTACGATGGTTTTGACCCGGTGAAAATCGCGAACTGGGACCAAGGAAAAATCGATCGGTTGCTGAAAGACCCCGGAATCATCCGCAACCGACTTAAGGTGCAATCGGCACAATGCAACGCCAGGGCTTATCTGCAAGTCATTGACGAGTATAAAAGCTTCGATGCATTTATCTGGTCCTTTGTCGGTGGTAGGCCGATTCAGAATTCCCGGCGCCACATACATCAGATCCCGGCTGCCACTCCGGAATCCGACAGAATGAGCAGGGAACTCAAGCGCAGAGGGTTTACCTTTGTCGGCTCGACAATCTGCTACGCTTTCATGCAGGGGGTTGGAATGGTAAATGATCATGTTACGGACTGCTTCCGGCATGCGCCTCTCACAATAAACCGCAACAAAAGCTGACAGACGGCCCAGGCGCCCC
Proteins encoded in this window:
- the gspK gene encoding type II secretion system minor pseudopilin GspK, which translates into the protein MAPAVPEIQRVAAEMVSLSGSLANKRGVALITVLLITALVSMMVVSMVSSQQIDIRRNGNIVDGDQCLVLAEGVVDWAVQVLIRDKKNGGNDSLGEEWAIGLIPTEVEGGAVSGFLEDMHGRFNLNNLVSTKPDLQGQSRKQFERMLDMCGLDTNLLNALIDWLDADSDLTSGGGAEDETYAWLETPYRTANSIMTSPSELQLVAGFDYKAYNCLAPHITTLPLFPTEPLVNVNTASAFVLAALSADFSLNEAKNFVEERPAGGYASVNDFLQDQNLAGSGIAGTFLTVSSDYFLANAKAEVGNGRVSMYSLLYRQGNKVDKINKSIGAY
- a CDS encoding type II secretion system protein N translates to MPADFAYGLLQKKIPQIARIKVYGVDGPWHNGKARGVAVDTVEATNVSWRLQPVSLITGRAVVDLHFQLVDSDFDCRIRARRGKLDLDDLQAQFPATLLTKVLPDMYAVPLGGLIRVAVNKVKIRDGLVALAEGRIVWTGAETTSEPQVRFGDLTVDIATSEQGVTAILTDSGGPLAAEGALIVSPDGKYSFTGNFSVRDKEQTALVDALSLLGRPAADGSMGVNFSGEVGRVLF
- a CDS encoding type II secretion system protein M, which codes for MTYLARFNSRERMALILGGIIILIAALYVFVLEPFNNSLQGMRNEVPLKRQELVWMQDAVRQVNLVKGPGKLEEAAGKGSLLAIIDQTAAQRKLAGNMKRIEPDDQDRAKVWLEDAVFTDIVLWLRLLEAKGIVAVAYTSESRNAAGIVNAKITLKGSS
- the gspG gene encoding type II secretion system major pseudopilin GspG codes for the protein MVQNNEKGFTLIEIMVVVVILSILAAIIVPRIMDRPDQARIVKAKQDIRVLENSLKLYKLDNYFYPTTDQGLEALVQRPEDQPEPKKWKDGGYIDRLPKDPWGNPYQYLNPGVFGPLDIFSLGADGQLGGDGLDAEIGNWNLE
- a CDS encoding DNA-3-methyladenine glycosylase I, with the protein product MKRCAWVTDDPLYIEYHDKEWGVPLHDDRKLFEMLILEGAQAGLSWLTVLKRRTTYRVAYDGFDPVKIANWDQGKIDRLLKDPGIIRNRLKVQSAQCNARAYLQVIDEYKSFDAFIWSFVGGRPIQNSRRHIHQIPAATPESDRMSRELKRRGFTFVGSTICYAFMQGVGMVNDHVTDCFRHAPLTINRNKS
- the gspJ gene encoding type II secretion system minor pseudopilin GspJ; this encodes MDNKGFTLLELLVAFAVFAVLATIAYGGLNSIIDTRVAVAGESARLAQLQRAFSIMERDVEQAVSRSIRDELGEFQPAMLLRGDSVEPVLEFTRNGWRNPTGSARSNLQRVAYGIRENNLIRYHWPVLDRVQDTAAIERVVLEGVDAFQVSFFRADSWHEVWPPAVSASISIVQQRAMLPGAVAIAVDVGGWGELKRIFLIASGDGSSVGSGSAGNPESGG
- the gspH gene encoding type II secretion system minor pseudopilin GspH; the encoded protein is MNFRDSSQKDLPFDRNGFTLLEIMVVLLIIGIVIGVAAFSIDTRKDEIEIEARRFVSLIDLAMEEAVLKGEEYAVRFTHEGYVFLRHEEGRWLDLEKEGVFRSRRLPEGVRFEISLEGESAAIKDDREEGSSDDEKIQPEILLLSSGEYTQFEVRFIDRYDSNISFNVIGDPLKGFHVMDESRKDRLR